The following DNA comes from Bacillus sp. 2205SS5-2.
AGCCTTGTTAATTTTGACTGCGATTTTTGGCTTGCCAGGTTTGATTATTGGATTAGCTCTATGGGTTATCGGTCTAGCCAGAATGAAATCATTTGGAGTTCCATATTTATGGCCATTCATCCCATTTAACTATCGAGCTTTACGTGATGTATTGTTGCGCTCACCAATACCATTAAAAAATCGTCGACCAAGATTTTTACATCCGCGTGATCCAGATCGTTAATTTTATTCAAGGCTGTTTTCGCTTTGTTTCGGGCATCAACAGTGAAATGGGCGATTTAATCAAAAATCAGATGAAATAGCCACAATGTATACGAAAAGAGCCGTATACAAACGGGTAATAATGCCTTAAGAGGTTGAGCCATTACTAACCTAATTGTGGAAACAAGGAAACTGTAACAAAACTCAACAGGATTTTTGTTGAATCGAAAAATTTCAAAGATGGTATGTACCCCATTTTCAGATGGAACTTTCACTTATTAATTTTTGTGAACATTAAACCTTAAATTTTGTCAGTTTAAGGTTTTTTGTTGAGGAAGCTTGTCGATGCAATCGTTTTCCTCTATACTTTAAGAGAATATTTAATGAGAAGCTGGTGATAAAATGAAAACGATTTATGACGTTCAGCAGCTATTAAAAAGATACGGAACTTTTATCTACATAGGGGACCGAGTGGCCGATCTGCAATTAATGGAAGAAGAATTGAAGGAGCTTTGGCGTTCTCAGTTAGTAGAACCAAGAGACTATCAAATGGGCTTACTGCTACTCCGTCAAGAAATACAAAAAAAACTCGATACCAAGAAATAGGGTGACAATGATGAGTGAAAAATGGATTGCTGCTGTCGATTTAGGTGGTACAACAACAAAACTAGCATTTTTAAATGTATATGGGGAAATGATCGAAAAATGGGAAATTCCAACGGATGTCTCGAATAATGGGAAGAATATTGTCATAAATATTGCCAAAGCGATTGATGAAAAGCTGGAAGAGTTAAATCAAGTGAAATCAAGACTTCTTGGAATCGGCATGGGTGCACCGGGCCCAGTAGACATGGATAAGGGTATTATCTATGAAGCGGTAAATTTAGGTTGGGAGAAAAATACACCTTTACGTGATATGCTTGAAATCGAATCCGGATTACAAGCGGTCATTGATAACGATGCAAACTGTGCAGCCCTTGGTGAAATGTGGAAAGGGGCAGGAAATGGGGCAAAAGATCTTGTCTGTGTAACACTAGGTACTGGTGTTGGCGGAGGTATTATCACAAATGGAGACATCGTACACGGAGCAAGAGGCGCAGGTGGAGAAATTGGCCACATAACGGTCATGCCCGAAAATGGTTTTCAGTGTAATTGTGGAAAAATGGGCTGCTTAGAAACTGTAGCTTCCGCGACAGGGGTGGTTCGTTTAGCTGTTGAAGCTCTTCAATATACAAAAGAGCATTCAATACTTACCTCCATTCTTTCTGAAAAGGGTGCTCTTTCTGCTAAAAGTGTATTTGACGCTGCAAGAGAAAAAGATACAGTAGCTCTTGAGATTATCGATCGCTTAGCTTTTTATTTAGGTCTTACCTTAGCAAATTTAGGCAATGCGTTAAATCCAGAGAAAATTGTACTTGGTGGGGGCGTATCAAAAGCAGGAGAGACCTTATTAATTCCTGTGAAAAGTTATTTTGAAAAATTTGCATTTCCAACGGTTGCTACATCAACAGTTTTAGCTATTGCAACACTTGAGAACGAAGCGGGTGTAATTGGTGCCGGCTGGTTAGTCAAAAACAAGTTAAAATAATTGTATTACGATCTTAATATGAATTATTATAGATAAAGAGAGTTTCTCAGTCTAATTGGCGGGAAGCTC
Coding sequences within:
- a CDS encoding YqgQ family protein, giving the protein MKTIYDVQQLLKRYGTFIYIGDRVADLQLMEEELKELWRSQLVEPRDYQMGLLLLRQEIQKKLDTKK
- a CDS encoding ROK family glucokinase, producing the protein MSEKWIAAVDLGGTTTKLAFLNVYGEMIEKWEIPTDVSNNGKNIVINIAKAIDEKLEELNQVKSRLLGIGMGAPGPVDMDKGIIYEAVNLGWEKNTPLRDMLEIESGLQAVIDNDANCAALGEMWKGAGNGAKDLVCVTLGTGVGGGIITNGDIVHGARGAGGEIGHITVMPENGFQCNCGKMGCLETVASATGVVRLAVEALQYTKEHSILTSILSEKGALSAKSVFDAAREKDTVALEIIDRLAFYLGLTLANLGNALNPEKIVLGGGVSKAGETLLIPVKSYFEKFAFPTVATSTVLAIATLENEAGVIGAGWLVKNKLK